tacaatactttttaataattttatcaattttagttttagtgaaatttgagtaaaatccaatAAATGGAAGcttaaaatatcttatattagtattatcaaCAGTATTTATAACAGGTGGATTAATTTTCTTTCCAgcatataatttaatttcagtgTCGATAACTTTTTGCagaaattgattattttttaaaactaaagaaagattttttatttccttatcAAATCCAAACCACGTGTTGTTAGTTTTATATGTTCGATCAATCAAGCAACGTATAAGACCAGTTTTGTAACGTGAAGGGACAAAACTAAggaaattttgtaaaagacccgtgtatgtttttttgtgataaactgATGTAGAGAGTGAATTAGACTTATTAATGAGAACATCCAAAAATGGAATTTGgttgtctttttctttttccatagTAAATCTTAAGTTTTTGTGTTGTCTATTGAGATGTTTAAAGAATTCTTGCGCTTCAAACtctgaattaaaaattgctattgTGTCATCCacataatgtttataaaaaatcggTATGGAGGATGAGCAACTATTAACCCATGTTTGTTCATGAAAACCGATAAACATGTTAGCTAAAATTGGTGCTAAGGGAGAACCCATTGCAACGCCAtctaattgataataaaattttccgTTAAATAAGAAATGAGAACCTGACGTTGaaatttgaagtaattttttgaaatgagttttagaaaaatattttgagcgagttttatctttgaaaaacaattcTGTTGCTATATTTATAGTTTCATTAAGTGGAATGTTAGTAAATAAGTTTTCAACATCATAAGAAACTATAAATTTGTTAGTTACGTCAACTTGTTTTAAATCTTCAACGAATGAAAATGAGTCAAAAGTGGTATAATGTTTTGGTAAATATGGAGATAATAAATCTGAAAGATGTTTAgaaagtttataattatatgtgCCAATTGTTGAAATAATTGATCGAAAAGATGGTAGAGAAGAATCTTTACTAAGTTTGTGCATCTTAGGTAGAACATAAATTCTTGCTGTTTGAGAACCAACAGgattgcggtagtggtgtagtggtaaagcaatcgcttcataagcgagaggttccaagttcgattcccaccacgtccctggtagtaccgcgctcaacttgtttctccgcgcaccGGCCTTGTTCGTCGAGgcttgtgtttcggagttatagagttaagagagggttataaacactgttaagtagcctcctcgtctgtagtggccttttcggcgttgaggaggtgaataacaaagaaaaaaaaaaaaaaaaaaacccaggataaattttattgtaaatgtctttttcaaaacatttaagttttttaagttttctaagATACCCTTGTAAAGATACTTCTCTTTTTATAGTTGGATcatcttttaattctttaaattttgttttatcacttaaaatattattaagagAATTTATATATTCAACTTTATTTAGAACAATTATACCATTCCCTTTGTCTGGTCTTGTTATTACGATGTTTTCATtctttcctttttattattttgttttttctcagACAACCTTCAGACGGCgtatatttgtaaacataattatttgCTAAATGTGAAAGTTCACTTTTAACTTGAGGTTCCGAATCCTTGTTTCTAAGTTGGGTGTTGAGAAATTGTGCAACGCTATCAAATTGAGCAAAAACGTCCGTCTTTTTTATAAACGCTGGTGGTAAAGCAAAGTTAAGACCATTATTCAATAAATCCAGTTCATGGTGTTGTAAAGTGATGAAGACATATTTTGTacgaagtttttatttttataaggaaTGCTAGTAAATTTAGTGAgtgaacataattttttctcgtgggtttttataattgattgttcttttttcattacattatttttaataacctttATTAAAAAACGCCATTGTAAGGTTGAACAATTATTTCTTACTTGGCACTTTACTTCATCTAAttctttttgcaataatttttgttcGTTTGATCTTTTATGTAACGCACTTTTGAGTAACCTTCTTTTTATCGACATTATATCATTGTGGTTTGCATGAGGTATGTTAATTCCTAAATACTTTGGGTATACTTTAAATAGCTTGCagtttttaagaaagtttatgTCCAAACGGACTATGGAAAAAGAGATAGACAACCAAATTCCATTTTTGGATGTTCTTATTAATAAGTCTAATTCACTCTCTACATcagtttatcacaaaaaaacatacacgggtcttttacaaaatttctttagttttgtccCTTCATGTTACAAAACTGGTCTTATACGTTGCTTGATTGATCgaacatataaaattaacaacacgTGGTTTGGATTtgataagaatataaaaaatctttctttagttttaaaaaataatcaatttccGCAAAAAGTTATCGAcactgaaattaaattatatgttgaaaagaaaattaatccacctgttataaatactgttgataatactaatataagatattttaagCTTCCATTTattggattttactcaaatttcactaaaactaaaattgataaaattattaaaaagtattgtaaaaatgtaataatcaaatttatattcacaaccgataaattaaaaaacaatttttgcataaaagatCCACTTCCTAAGATGCTTAAATCTAACGTTGTCTACAAATTTTCTTGCGCTGGCTGTAACGCcagttatattggagaaacctcCAGACATTTGACAACACGGATAAATGAGCACCTTACGAGTGACAAGCAAtcgcatatttttaaacatttaaattcatcCATTAGTTGTAAAACACTAACTAATTATGATTGCTTTCAGATTTTAGATACTGCCTctaccattaacaaattaaaaaaaaaagaagcacttcatattaaattggaaaatccttctttaaataaacagacatctcattatattataaatttatctatctaacttactatattattattattattattaatattttaatattaggaagtttattttgtcataatttgtaatataatttttaattggtttgtaacaagtttatttgtCCGTTAATTTTTCTCTGTattgtcttcagtttttaaatttatttaccagagttttaattgtaaattaaatcttttgaaaatgtagtaagactacgaaacatgtcaagaataaaaaatattgtgatttttattaaaatttttacaaatttattgctAATGCGATGTtcgataatatatatatatatatatatatataatatatatatatatatatatatatatatatatatatatatatatatatatatatatatatttaaacatagttTATACTCAAAAAATAGAAAGGTTGAAGTTTATTCCCGAAACCCAAATTGACTGTACTATTTGTGTTCATAGAGTAGTAATATTCAggtgataaaaataattttaaaattaattttgaacattaaaagtgttttgtttacttttagtAGGGTACTCTGTGGATTTCAAGAATGAGATATCGGTACAacttaaattcaatttaagtttatggatattttttatagaaaagctaATGACCCAAATTTAGTAaggctttttaacaaaaaataacggATAATTAGGTAATTTGCTGGGTTGACTCCCCCTCTGCACGACCTTGCAGATACATTGCCATCTGCACGACCTTGCAGGTACATTGCCATGTGCACAACCTTGCAGCTACATTGCCATCTGCACGACCTTGCAGGTACATATGAAGATATGagtaaaatgttctaaaattcTAAGAGCGgaatacaaaaaatcaataaattaatttacagCTTGAAAATAGATTTCTTAGCATACTTGTTCTTtacttttttgtgtgtgtgttttagataaagttttaaggaaaatttcattacattaaaaagtgtcatatttttttattattattttgagaaaaagaatttataaaccACCAGGACTTatagaatgtttaaaattatatatgttaaatagataactaagaaataacaaaattatataaacaacatGTAAGAAAAGTGTTAATATCAagtgtaaatattgaaattatcGATTTTAAACTTTAGTCAAAAAGCTTATCGCAGCGTTAAATTTGTCGCCTCACCTAACTTGTAAACTAGATTATggaattaaaattgttttgagtGCGTGCGTCTAATATTTGATCAAACCATTAATTTCGTCTTAAAAAGAATGCTGggatataattaagaaaaactaGGCAGAatgatctataaaaaaatattaaaagttttgaacaacaataaattgattatatacattatacatataaattcaTATAAAGCAAATAACTACTTTGTATCTATTGCAAATATCGCTACCAAAATATTTACACAATCTAATAATTACGAAAAGATTATCATAATGAAGGTTTTTGTACTAAGTTTATACGATCAATCTGCTGACGAAAAAATTTACAGCCGTATTTGTGAAGTAATGTTGTAGCTGCTTCAAAAAACTCATGATTCCACCAACAATAAACTATAGGAGCGAATAAACTTGAAGTTgaagaaagtatttttattgcgGCTCTTgctgtttcaaatttttcagcttttttgtCAGACAAACTATTTCCACAAAACTGAtcaaccatataaaatatacctaATGGTGCCCAGCACACAATGTACACCAACAAAAGCAGTAACGAAGTTTTTGTTGCTTTCATCTCTAGAAGCAGTTCAGCTTTAGACTTTATTCGCGTATCTGTGTGTATTTTGAATGTATCTTTATCTGTTTCGGTGgaatctataaatattttagatccatttgtatttatttcacAGTTCCTATCAATATGGTGTTTTAAGTCCTCTTTGATATGATTATCTGCAAGATTTAATCGAGCAGCAATACACCATATTATCATATAATTTATACCCATTATACCAAACGGCAAAAGATCGTAACATACAATCACGCAAAATCCCCAAACTCGAGTAGGGACATAATGACAAGATTCAtcacttttgttttttacatagAAAGGCATCGCATCTACAGCTACTGTTACAAACCAAGTAATTATTATAAGAGCAATCATTTTAGTGCGAGAGACAACTTCGCGATATCTAAATGGATTTTTGATCGAAAACAATCTATCAAAACTTACAAGTAGTAAGCTTATTTTTAAGACATGACCGGTATGCATGTAAGTAAATCGGGATGCATCACATAACCACGTTGGAACATCTTCCTTGTAagcaatctttttaaaaatgtacaaagGGAAGGCTACAAATCCTTGCAGAGCAGAagcagccaaaaaaaaaagaataggaTAGGCTTTTACTTTGTTTCTTTGATTTCTTGTACAtagaataacaaaaattgttgtgATATTAAATATGGTAAACACAACACAAATAAGAGATGAAAAAAACCATGCGGTCGAACTATCGATCATTATAAAGTTTGCTTGGAATAAAActccaataattttcttttcctTAAAGAAATTACATAGATAAACTACTTTCAGAATAAcgcaaaatttataattagaatcaaaacaaataaaattagttagAAAGCAAAGTTTAGGAGGCAGTTTTTCTAattggcttaattttttatttcaacaaataaacttagtatatatatatatatatatatatatatatatatatatatatatatatatatatatatatatatatatatatatatatatatatatatatatatatatatatatatatacatatatatatatatatatatacatatatatatatatataaatatatatatatatacatatatatatatatatacatatatatatacatatatatatatatacatatatatacatatatatacatacatacatatatatatatatatacatacatatatatatatatatatatatacatatatatatatatatatatatatatatatatatatatatatatatatatatatatatatatataatatatatatatatatatatttcttcctgatgaacctactgatggtgaaacaCAGTGTtgaattaatcaaaaattagataagtgtttttactaatttattattgctctgttcttttagaacattgagcactctatttgtagaatacacttacataatttataatttatatatatatatatatatatatatatatatatatatatatatatatatatatatatatatattcaaaatctataaataaatctatatatatatatatatatatatatatatatatatatatatatatatatatatatatatatatatatatatatatatatattcaaaaatatttaaaaacctttgagctttttagtttatatttaaaaaaaatttttttattgttttaaggaCGTCTACtggtttttgacattttttggtttttgaggTGGTAGCTTTTAGGCATGAATAAACTTGTGTACAatcatgcttatgtcaaatagAAGTTCTTtcttaaaattgaataattaagTTCTgagaacaataataacaaaaaaacgtAATTACTTCCACCTTCACCTTATATGTGAGGGGaattataaattacattatcaaatgttttaaaattttaaatgaagttaATATTCATTgaaagaatttatatataacttaataatCTCTTGGAGTTTGAAAAGCCAGATAGTTTTTCATTCCGCAAAACAAGTTAGCCAAACAGTTTTCAACTCCTCAAAATGAAGTTGTAAATTTTATACGGCTATAGCTTTTAAACAATTAGAGATTATTGAATGAAAGTTAAAATTGTCACTCAATAAacgtttagtttaaaaatgtaaaaaaaagttttattaattcattacTCTCATATTTTGATTCGGGTTCCTAGGAGGTTTCCAGGAGGAGGATTAATACTTTTTGTTACTTCTGGTTATACCTTTTTTTCCccaggagatgtttattacagTAACTTTTTTGCAAAGAATAACTATTTAACATAAGGCTAAATTCTGAGTTTAGGGTTTGATTATAATCTGAATCCAGCATTTGatcttttgtttcttattttgctTTGTATaggtataaatgaaaataacttcTAAGGCGTCTCAAAAAACTCACTctcaatgtattaaaaaaacccTCACATCTCCGTCAATCCTTTTTGtatatagcatttaaaaaataaattaaaatttactgatTATAGAGTATTTGAATGTGTTGATAtccaatatttgaaaaaattagataaatttatcAGTTACCATCTTTTCAATCATCAATTACATTTCATCGATTGCTCAgcataatgtaaaaaaactttaaactttattagTTGTTAAGTGCAGTAAGAAATCAAAACAAAGagtgtaaacaaattttaaaattttctacgtttttattgcttagaagcattaatatataattaaacatatataagcAATGCTCTGTTCTTtgacttgtttttatatatttttttaattctgttttatttttggcCAGCAttatcaagaaattaaaatttgctaatcataacaaatttataaagctTTGCAAATTTTGAaggtttaattaataaattttgaaagttcacCTTATTTTAGCACCTCTTAcatctcatttttaaaaaagttcgctctttttagtatttaaacAAGCTCACCCCTctcattttgaaaatcttttacaaacaaaaagttactatataataaataattcatgTTTTCATTTCGTAACGAagcataaataattaaaagttaaatattagatttaacCATTTTTGTGAacaaatattaactaaaaattgtttgggttcaaattttaacttaaaattacttaCCTAAGTGCAAcctgtcaatatatatatatatatatatatatatatatatatatatatatatatatatatatatatatatatatatatatatatatatatatatatatatatatatatatatatatatatatatatatatatatatatatatatacatatatataaacacacacacacacacaaatcgtgtttaaaaatatacatatatctagACACATAAAAAAGAAACGAAAACCACACGTTTTTTTGTCCACCTTTAGTTAAAAGTCTGCAGTATTTTTTGATGACGTCCGAAAACAACACTTCAAGGTTTTccctcatttttattttcacagctAAACAAAGTATTAACAAAAGATAAGAGGTAAAGAAAAATCAGCAAAAAccaataaacaaatatttttatttgaaaattgtctaataataaaatgtatagaccttataaagagaaaataacttttttagtgATTTCAAAGGAGTCGAGTTTGTGAAgaagataacaaaaataatcaaacttttgtgattattattgcaaaaataccaagtttttattttaacagtaaTGTATCCATCATAGATTTGTCAGTACTCTCTGTATTAAggatttttatggtttaatgttttaatgtaaattaattaattaatgtatattattgcaataaaaaatttatgatggTTTGTCCTTTgagttgttgttaaaaatttatcaacagttGAGCATTTAGGTCAACAAGTAGTATTTGTATAAAAGCTTTATAACGTGCGATATAACATCTATTTTAGCCCTCCTTTGCTAAAAAAGTTGCGGGTAACTGatcaccttaaaaaaaaaaaagcaagcagCGTTTGTTTGAAAAGCATTtcgtgaaaaataaaaaagtgttagtTTTTGTAAACTTCTAGATGAATTTATAGGATATTTCTACATGGAGTTATTTCCACATGGTTTATAAGATATTTAcacataaagttttaaaatatttttacatagatACTACGTTTCTAATAACAACATAAATACTACGTTTCcaataacaacataaaaatacatttttattttacttacttttatctaaatcaaaaacgaactttttaagtttttgattgGTCTGTGTTTTTGATGCGTCTGTGTATGATGCGTCTATTTGTGTCCAATGACGTCCTAATATCAATAAATCTTAAAGtacttctttaataaaaacttcaaacatAACTATCACatacaaagttaaaaaacataaccaAAAAGTAGCACCATTGAACATACTGTTATCGCCAATTTACTCCATAGACAATATTTACAAACTGAAGGTatattttgacaattaaaattCCATATACggtaatttctatttttactcACAAGAAACCACATCATAACAAATAACTTCAGAGTTAACAGGAAAAGACTtcattgattaatttttaaatagaactTTTTGTACTCAATTTTTGaccttcttttgttttttaaatgaactgttcgcttaaaactataaattagttaaaatgaaaatcaaactgAAAATGATTTGATTGTTAACTTGCAAAAACTATATGCATTTTATAATTCATAACTAATCGATCAACCAAGATAAAACTAgtaaaattaagatataaaaccAATAGGTTCTGAGAAAACTGATTTGATTTTGGGGATTTGCGcctcaataaatatttttttaaattagcctTCAGGCCCATAGCAACCGGGTGGGCAGCAGGGGCatttgccccccccccctaataattttttaaataaataatcttgaagaaattgactgaaaaaatgactaaaaataaaaaaggtccCTAAAACTATTTCGGGGTAGTACTGCACCCCCCCCTcccaaataatatttgtttctaCGGCCCTGACCTTATAAAAGCGatcaaaataaatgttaaaattaatctgattcatacatacatacatgcatacatacatacatacatacatacatacatacatacatacatacatacatacatacatacatacatacatacatacatacatacatacatacatatatacatatatacatatttacaaacatacatacatacatacatacatacatacatacatacatacatacatacatacatacatacatacatacatacatacatacatacatacataaatacatacatacctaaatacatacatacctacatacatacatacatacatacatacatacatacatacatacatacatacatacatacatacatacatactgtatttgttttgaaatagaTAAAATTTGCAAAGTTGATAAGAAGAATATAAAGAGATcatataaaaaaggtttcagataaaaaatatttacattagagaggtttctattttttcttttattaataaatttaaataaaatctgttaattttttgtcgTTCTTAGTTAAAGATTCTTTTACTAAATACAATGTTGtctgtgaaaattttttaaacagcttatttgttatttttatttattatttgaacgTGATAACGTTTTAATGATTTCTAgacagattttttatttaattttattgaagttgttataaaaacctttacatacagttatatttataagttcTGACTAAGCTTTGCAATGGTATGGCGTTTTGGCAAAGTTTAGTTgagagaaaactttttttttaatagttttatatctCACATTCTTCGCATGTTGTTTAGTCTTTGAGTTGAAGACAAAATTAACATcagatttttcagtttttttattgaaaaagtaaatgaGTTAAAACAATCATTTCccataaaattcaatttaataaaaaattaatatcgtGAAAGATGAGACAAACTGATATAATAAACGTGGGTTTAActgaagaaaaagttttaagtggacaactttattattgttttttgttgtttttgttttttgcgcgtaactaaaaatataatttaattattttgcacCAAAAAATGACTCTAAATTTCCCAGTATGCAAAAAGTTTTCgttaaaagaattgaaaaactttCAAGTCAACAAACTGTAATGTACGCGTTTAGGGattgtttttacaaacattaattattttcacCTTACAAATTTCCTATTACTAATAATCAAgataaacactttaaaacaaatttgttttttagaaacaaaatatttgttttaatttttatttcaaattgaaaattgGGTAGGGGCGGGGCCAGTTGAGTAAATTTAAGAGAGAAAACTGAATCTCAAAAACTGTGCATGATCTAAAGCGAAGTGGATTGGAATGAACAATCAGGTAGTCGGTAAAATGCGTACCGGTAAATGACGAAATTTTTTGCGTACAAgacttaatattttaattatcactacagttatatttaaaaaaacgtttgttcgtcaactttttaatttaaattaaatataatgtaattggatatattttatttatattagattgtatttttttttttgaaaaataatttatgtttgcTTGAAGTCCATAAaatatacagtaaaaaaaaaatttaacggtaaatgaaaaatgcaaaatattacatcattaaCAGCCAATAGCACGTTCGTAAAAAAAATCGCCAGCCAATAGAAACTCGCAATTTATCGACTACCGTAGAATTATATACCTgtagttgcaaaaaaaaaactgtttaaaaaaacgtttcttTTTAAAcggagcttttttttttggcaatataattgcaatataattgtcaaaaaaaaaatgttttagaaaaaaaaatattagaacgTAATTAGCAgtagtattttattatatttttagaatggAAACATATAGGGTTTTAGGTAAACATTTTAgcattcaaaataatttattctattttaccaagcaacttttttttttttttttccctttttttttttgtaattccccttcccaaggccgagaaggccactacagatgagtaggctacttgtggttataaccctatctcaactctataactccgaaacacgaaccttgacgaacaaggctgctgcgtggagaaacaagttaagctactaccagggacgtggtgggaattgaacttggaacctctcgcgtgtgaagcgagcgctctaccactacaccacaaccGCAACTTGTTGTAAAGTTTAAGCACCAATGGGTCTTGATGATAATATTCTAAACGTCTGATTACTcctatcatttttttttatatatatacttttataaatgagtaaaaaatataaaacaatgtaaca
This genomic interval from Hydra vulgaris chromosome 01, alternate assembly HydraT2T_AEP contains the following:
- the LOC105844213 gene encoding probable G-protein coupled receptor 45 isoform X3 codes for the protein MIDSSTAWFFSSLICVVFTIFNITTIFVILCTRNQRNKVKAYPILFFLAASALQGFVAFPLYIFKKIAYKEDVPTWLCDASRFTYMHTGHVLKISLLLVSFDRLFSIKNPFRYREVVSRTKMIALIIITWFVTVAVDAMPFYVKNKSDESCHYVPTRVWGFCVIVCYDLLPFGIMGINYMIIWCIAARLNLADNHIKEDLKHHIDRNCEINTNGSKIFIDSTETDKDTFKIHTDTRIKSKAELLLEMKATKTSLLLLLVYIVCWAPLGIFYMVDQFCGNSLSDKKAEKFETARAAIKILSSTSSLFAPIVYCWWNHEFFEAATTLLHKYGCKFFRQQIDRINLVQKPSL
- the LOC105844213 gene encoding probable G-protein coupled receptor 45 isoform X2 — its product is MRENLEVLFSDVIKKYCRLLTKGGQKNEKKIIGVLFQANFIMIDSSTAWFFSSLICVVFTIFNITTIFVILCTRNQRNKVKAYPILFFLAASALQGFVAFPLYIFKKIAYKEDVPTWLCDASRFTYMHTGHVLKISLLLVSFDRLFSIKNPFRYREVVSRTKMIALIIITWFVTVAVDAMPFYVKNKSDESCHYVPTRVWGFCVIVCYDLLPFGIMGINYMIIWCIAARLNLADNHIKEDLKHHIDRNCEINTNGSKIFIDSTETDKDTFKIHTDTRIKSKAELLLEMKATKTSLLLLLVYIVCWAPLGIFYMVDQFCGNSLSDKKAEKFETARAAIKILSSTSSLFAPIVYCWWNHEFFEAATTLLHKYGCKFFRQQIDRINLVQKPSL
- the LOC136074342 gene encoding uncharacterized protein LOC136074342, translating into MHKLSKDSSLPSFRSIISTIGTYNYKLSKHLSDLLSPYLPKHYTTFDSFSFVEDLKQVDVTNKFIVSYDVENLFTNIPLNETINIATELFFKDKTRSKYFSKTHFKKLLQISTSGSHFLFNGKFYYQLDGVAMGSPLAPILANMFIGFHEQTWVNSCSSSIPIFYKHYVDDTIAIFNSEFEAQEFFKHLNRQHKNLRFTMEKEKDNQIPFLDVLINKSNSLSTSVYHKKTYTGLLQNFLSFVPSRYKTGLIRCLIDRTYKTNNTWFGFDKEIKNLSLVLKNNQFLQKVIDTEIKLYAGKKINPPVINTVDNTNIRYFKLPFIGFYSNFTKTKIDKIIKKYCKNVIIKFIFTTDKLKNNFCIKDPLPKMLKSNVVYKFSCAGCNASYIGETSRHLTTRINEHLTSDKQSHIFKHLNSSINCKTLTNYFFSWITYICIMALYYEYNASWQ